The Bradyrhizobium oligotrophicum S58 genome contains the following window.
GGGGCTTGAGCTGTTCAACGACGCGAGCCTGTCGGGCGGCAACAAGGCCTCCTGCGCCACCTGCCACTTCTCGACCGGGCATACCAACAACAAGACCTATGTCGGCCTCGACGTCGTCGCCGACGGCGATCCCAACGGCCGCAATACGCCGACCCTGTGGGGCGTCGGCGAGCGCGCGGTGTTCGGCTGGGCCGGCCAGGCGGCGACGCTGGAGGACAGCATCCGCGGCATCATCGTCAACCGCATGAAGGGGGCGGAGCCGTCGAAGGAATCGTTGGCGGCGCTGGTCGCCTATGTGCGTACGCTGAACTATCCGAAGAACTGGCAGGTCAAGGATGACGGCACGCCGTCGGCGGATGCGAGCGCGGCGGTGAAGCGCGGCTACGATCTCTACGTCGGCGACGGCGGCTGCGGCACCTGCCACCAGTTGCCGAGCTTCGACAAGAAGAGCAAGGACGACATCGGCACCGGCGGCAAGTTCAAGGTGCCGACCCTGCACGCGGCCGCGTCGACCGCGCCGTATTTCCATGACGGCCGCACGGCGTCGCTGCGCGACGCGGTCAAGCTGATGTGGGAGTTCTATGCCAAGAAGATGGAGTCACGGCTGCCGACCGAGGCCGAGCTCGACGATCTCACCGCCTATGTCGGCGCGCTGTAGCGCAGGTCTGACAAGAAGCTGGCGGTCTCGCGTCTTCATCGTCATTCCGGGTTCAAGGCCTGCGGCCTTGCCCCGGAATGACTGTTGCATGACTACGCAATCAGATGTTGGCGCCGAGATCGGCGATGTCGTCGAACAGCACGCCGGTCCGCAACAGCAGGGCCTCGAGCTCGTCGGTGGCGTCAGCGATGCCGCGTGTGGCGGTGTCGATCACGAGCTCCGCGTCGAGCGGCGGCTCGTAGTCGGTGCCGATGCCGGTGAAGTTCTGCAAATTTCCGGCGCGGGCCTTGGCGTAGTGCCCCTTGGGATCGCGGCTCTCGCAGATCTCGGCCGCGGTCGCGACATGGATCTCTCGGAACAGATCGCCGGCGACGCGGCGCGCCGCGGCGCGGTCGTCGCGTGCCGGTGACACCGCGGCGACGATCGCGATGTGGCCGTTGCGGGCGAGATGGGTCGCGACCTCGGCGAGGCGGCGGATGTTCTCGGCGCGATCCTCCGGCGTGAAGCCGAGATCCTTGTTAAGGCCGGCGCGCACGGTGTCGCCGTCGAGCAGCACGGGCGCGCCGCCGCGGCTGAACAGCCGCCGTTCCAGCGCGCGGGCGAGCGTGGACTTGCCGGCGCCGGGCAGGCCGGTCATCCAGACCACCGCGCCCTTGTGGCGATAGCGGTCGGCACGCTCCTGCGGCTGCAGCGCCGATTCCACCGGCATGATGTCGACCGGCTGAGCGCGCTTGCCGGCGTCGACCGTCAGCACCAGACCACCGCCGGCGATGCGGCCCTGAACCTCGATGACGAGGCGGCCGGTGCGCGCATTCTCGGTGTAGGGATCGACGGCGACCGGCTGGGTCAGCGCGATCTCGATCTCACCGACATGATTGCGCGCGATGGCACGGTTTTCCTCGTTGGACAGCGAGCCGGGATCGACGGCCTTCTCGATCGCAACCACGCTGCCGCGGGCCTCGCGGGTGCCGAGCCGCACCAGGATGCTGTCGCCTTTCGACAGCGGCTGGTCGTGCAGCCAGAAGATGCGGGCATGCAGCCGGCGCGCCGCCTGCGGCTCGCGGCCGACATGGGCGATGACGTCGCCGCGCTCGATGAACAGCTCGCGGTCGAGCGTGATGCCGACCGAGCGGCCCGCGCCTTGCGGCGTGGTGACTGGCGTCTGCGGCCAGCCCTCGACGGTCTTGATCTTGGCGATCTTGCCGGCCGGCATGATCACGATCTCATCGCCGGTGCGCAGTTCGCCTGCCTCGACGCGGCCGGCGACGATGCGGCGGTCGTCGAACTTGTAGATCGCCTGCACCGGCAGCCGCAGCGGCAGGCTCGACAGCGGCTTTGCCGGCTCCAGGCCATCGAGCGCCTCGACCACGGTCGGGCCGCGATACCAGCCGATGCGCGACGTCAGCTCGGCGACGCCATCGCCGTCGCGCGCTGAGATCGGAATGACGGCGACCGGCTTGACGCCGAGACCTTCGAGATGCGCCGAAATCTCGGCCTTGATCTCGTCGAAGCGGGCCTGGCCGAAGTCGACGCGGTCCATCTTGTTGACGACGACCGCCACCTGCTTCACGCCGAGCAGATGCAGGAGATAGCCGTGGCGGCGGGTCTGGTCGCGCACGCCTTCGAGCGCGTCGATGATCAGCACCGCGCCGTCGGCCTGCGAGGCGCCGGTGATCATGTTGCGCAGGAATTCGGCGTGGCCGGGCGCGTCGATCAGCACGACCTCGCGCGCAT
Protein-coding sequences here:
- a CDS encoding cytochrome-c peroxidase: MAFTGLRSVVLCLGLLALPALAADRSTASYLPAAAKKPTLLQILAAAAKPKPAHIAIAPVRKHRVRHASVAARKRKALHAAMARKPKPMQSEPMPSKTAQPTTVPVTPVAAENPLAPPTTVGAAVTPPAQLSEAELAAKGLELFNDASLSGGNKASCATCHFSTGHTNNKTYVGLDVVADGDPNGRNTPTLWGVGERAVFGWAGQAATLEDSIRGIIVNRMKGAEPSKESLAALVAYVRTLNYPKNWQVKDDGTPSADASAAVKRGYDLYVGDGGCGTCHQLPSFDKKSKDDIGTGGKFKVPTLHAAASTAPYFHDGRTASLRDAVKLMWEFYAKKMESRLPTEAELDDLTAYVGAL
- the cysC gene encoding adenylyl-sulfate kinase; protein product: MNMRVSSAAPATPNGTTRPQVSIVIVGHVDHGKSTLVGRLLHETGSLPDGKLEMLQAVSARRGMPFEWSFLLDALQTERDQGITIDTTQIRFRTNAREVVLIDAPGHAEFLRNMITGASQADGAVLIIDALEGVRDQTRRHGYLLHLLGVKQVAVVVNKMDRVDFGQARFDEIKAEISAHLEGLGVKPVAVIPISARDGDGVAELTSRIGWYRGPTVVEALDGLEPAKPLSSLPLRLPVQAIYKFDDRRIVAGRVEAGELRTGDEIVIMPAGKIAKIKTVEGWPQTPVTTPQGAGRSVGITLDRELFIERGDVIAHVGREPQAARRLHARIFWLHDQPLSKGDSILVRLGTREARGSVVAIEKAVDPGSLSNEENRAIARNHVGEIEIALTQPVAVDPYTENARTGRLVIEVQGRIAGGGLVLTVDAGKRAQPVDIMPVESALQPQERADRYRHKGAVVWMTGLPGAGKSTLARALERRLFSRGGAPVLLDGDTVRAGLNKDLGFTPEDRAENIRRLAEVATHLARNGHIAIVAAVSPARDDRAAARRVAGDLFREIHVATAAEICESRDPKGHYAKARAGNLQNFTGIGTDYEPPLDAELVIDTATRGIADATDELEALLLRTGVLFDDIADLGANI